TCAGCAACAGGTTTACCCGGTTGAAGAATGGTGCTACCGGAGTAGCGGTTATTACATTTATGCCATTGGAAATTTGGTAATTGCTGCTGGTAGCCAACCGGCTGCTGTCCATGGTTTCATCAAATACCAATTGCGCTACCAACACGTTGGAGGCTGCAGCATACAACAACCGCGGTGCATGGCTATCGGCATTCACTTTATTGGTGCTGTTGATGGCGCCGGGCGTACCACCTTTGGCATCGGTGCTGGCGGTCCAGTTGCCGGTACCGGTGCAGGCATTTTTTACATCTATCATTTCCAGCGTCCAGCCGCCATCGGCTTTTACCGCATTGTTGTACCAACTGCTGCTGTACGATACCGCATGCATCACACTGCCATTGGGTGCCAACAGCATGAGCTCATCTGCATCGTTGCTCAAACTGGGAAAACTGGTGACGCTGATGGTGCGGCCAAACACACTCAAACCGGCAACTTGTGAAGCGGTGCACACTACCACACAACTATCGGGTGCCAATAGCAAAGAAGGCATGGCACCACTGGCAGTGCTGCCGGGTTTTTGCAACCGAAATCCTTGCAGGTTGATGGCCGTTG
The Phnomibacter ginsenosidimutans genome window above contains:
- a CDS encoding lamin tail domain-containing protein, which gives rise to MKGKFPWLLLVIVCTIVCSENILAQSRYSIVISEIMADPTPQIGLPNAEWIELRNASSTAINLQGFRLQKPGSTASGAMPSLLLAPDSCVVVCTASQVAGLSVFGRTISVTSFPSLSNDADELMLLAPNGSVMHAVSYSSSWYNNAVKADGGWTLEMIDVKNACTGTGNWTASTDAKGGTPGAINSTNKVNADSHAPRLLYAAASNVLVAQLVFDETMDSSRLATSSNYQISNGINVITATPVAPFFNRVNLLLSAPLMGNTIYTVDANNVTDCSGNAVNNNFSRVKLGSFSTADSNDVVVNEILFNP